One genomic region from Bacillus aquiflavi encodes:
- a CDS encoding winged helix-turn-helix domain-containing protein — MRRYTVDDKFTTKEEYKKKLEQPPYNKLKINRIAVYDVIRQRVYGSYKNYHDNKIKKFVNGKGEVFGRINQTEIAEKCRISESTVKRAIKDLMKFNLIEVEESETYGKHGGKSNKYFICEPTPNENITENDVSKIIVNEPKKIKQIKSPIKERMKKIYYKKGKVTNKAMAEFLGVSVKTVQRKKAELRAEGYLIDEKTQSKMVAERVNSNMLNYNLTPEEDAKLEKLFHD; from the coding sequence ATGAGGAGATATACTGTTGATGACAAATTCACGACAAAAGAGGAATATAAAAAGAAATTGGAACAACCGCCATATAATAAATTAAAAATCAATCGAATTGCTGTTTATGATGTTATTAGACAAAGAGTCTATGGTTCATACAAAAATTATCATGATAACAAAATTAAAAAATTCGTAAACGGTAAAGGCGAAGTATTTGGACGTATTAATCAAACCGAAATTGCCGAAAAATGCAGAATAAGTGAATCCACAGTAAAACGGGCAATTAAAGATTTAATGAAATTCAATTTAATTGAAGTGGAAGAATCTGAAACGTATGGAAAGCATGGTGGGAAATCTAATAAATATTTCATATGCGAACCAACGCCAAACGAAAACATTACAGAGAATGATGTATCAAAGATAATTGTAAACGAACCTAAAAAAATCAAACAAATAAAATCTCCAATCAAGGAACGTATGAAAAAGATATATTATAAAAAGGGAAAAGTTACCAATAAGGCTATGGCTGAATTTTTAGGGGTAAGTGTGAAAACAGTTCAACGTAAAAAAGCGGAATTACGAGCGGAAGGATATTTAATTGATGAAAAAACACAATCTAAAATGGTTGCAGAACGTGTTAATTCAAATATGCTAAATTATAATTTAACCCCTGAAGAAGATGCAAAATTGGAGAAATTATTTCATGATTGA
- a CDS encoding HNH endonuclease: MNAERLKHLKKHIHLLEIDIERGLILNKKQFLGNRGYYCIYLSGKLYKVHQIIAVAAGLDILDKTINHINCNKLDNRIENLEVVSLSENVSHAHKNGLHEHLIGNNHHKAKLTEKDVKQIRRLLNEGKMLKAEIARKYDVSFKLITKIQQNKIWKHV, encoded by the coding sequence ATGAATGCTGAACGATTGAAACATTTGAAAAAACATATACATCTTTTAGAGATTGATATAGAGAGGGGTCTAATTCTTAATAAAAAGCAGTTTTTGGGCAATCGTGGGTACTATTGTATTTATCTTAGTGGTAAATTATATAAAGTTCATCAAATTATAGCTGTAGCAGCTGGATTGGATATTTTAGATAAAACGATAAACCATATAAACTGCAATAAATTGGACAATCGTATTGAAAATCTCGAAGTGGTATCATTGTCTGAAAATGTTAGTCATGCTCATAAAAATGGGTTACATGAACATTTAATAGGAAATAATCATCATAAGGCAAAATTGACGGAAAAAGACGTTAAACAAATTAGACGATTATTGAACGAAGGTAAAATGTTAAAAGCTGAAATTGCTCGAAAATATGATGTTTCATTCAAATTGATAACAAAAATACAACAAAACAAAATATGGAAACACGTTTAA
- a CDS encoding adenylosuccinate synthase — MSSVVVVGTQWGDEGKGKITDFLSENAEVIARYQGGNNAGHTIVFNGETYKLHLIPSGIFYKDKICVIGNGMVVDPKALVKELAYLQEKGVTADNLRISSRAHVILPYHLKLDEVEEERKGANKIGTTKKGIGPAYMDKAARVGIRIADLLDREVFEEKLARNLEEKNRMLERFYETEGFELKSILNEYYELGQQIKKYVCDTSVVLNDALDDGRRVLFEGAQGVMLDIDQGTYPFVTSSNPVAGGVTIGSGVGPTKITHVVGVSKAYTTRVGDGPFPTELTNEIGDQIREVGREYGTTTGRARRVGWFDSVVVRHARRVSGITDLSLNSIDVLTGIDTLKICVAYRYKGEVIEEFPANLKVLAECEPVYEELPGWSEDITNCKSLDELPANARHYLERVSQLTGIPLSIFSVGPDRTQTNVVRSPWRQN; from the coding sequence ATGTCTTCAGTTGTTGTTGTAGGAACACAATGGGGAGATGAAGGAAAAGGGAAAATTACAGATTTCCTTTCTGAAAATGCAGAAGTTATTGCTCGTTATCAAGGCGGTAATAATGCAGGACACACGATTGTTTTTAATGGTGAAACATATAAGCTTCATTTAATACCATCAGGAATTTTTTATAAAGATAAAATTTGTGTAATCGGTAACGGAATGGTTGTTGACCCTAAAGCACTTGTTAAAGAGCTTGCATATCTTCAAGAAAAAGGTGTTACTGCTGATAATTTACGAATTAGTAGTCGAGCACATGTTATTCTGCCGTACCATTTAAAATTGGATGAGGTAGAGGAAGAACGCAAAGGTGCAAATAAAATCGGCACAACGAAAAAAGGAATAGGTCCTGCTTATATGGACAAAGCCGCACGGGTCGGAATTAGAATTGCTGATTTGTTAGACCGTGAAGTTTTTGAAGAGAAGCTTGCGCGTAACTTAGAAGAGAAAAATCGGATGCTTGAACGTTTTTATGAAACAGAAGGATTCGAACTTAAAAGTATTTTGAATGAATACTATGAGTTAGGTCAGCAAATTAAAAAATACGTTTGTGATACATCCGTTGTATTAAATGATGCTCTTGATGATGGTCGCCGAGTTTTGTTTGAAGGCGCACAAGGAGTTATGCTTGATATTGACCAAGGTACGTACCCGTTTGTTACCTCATCTAATCCGGTAGCTGGTGGCGTTACAATTGGTTCAGGGGTCGGTCCAACGAAAATCACTCATGTCGTTGGGGTTTCTAAAGCGTACACAACCCGTGTTGGAGATGGACCATTCCCAACAGAATTAACGAATGAAATCGGCGACCAAATTCGTGAAGTAGGTCGCGAATACGGAACGACAACTGGTCGGGCTCGCCGAGTTGGTTGGTTTGACAGTGTTGTTGTTCGCCATGCTCGCCGTGTAAGTGGTATTACTGATCTTTCTCTTAACTCAATAGATGTCTTAACAGGAATTGATACTTTAAAAATTTGTGTCGCTTACCGCTATAAAGGAGAAGTCATTGAGGAATTCCCAGCTAACTTAAAGGTGTTGGCTGAATGTGAACCAGTATATGAAGAACTTCCAGGTTGGTCAGAAGATATTACTAATTGTAAATCATTAGATGAACTTCCTGCGAATGCACGTCATTATTTAGAGCGTGTTTCTCAATTAACAGGAATTCCATTATCAATTTTCTCTGTCGGTCCTGACCGGACGCAAACAAATGTTGTCCGCAGTCCATGGCGGCAAAATTAA
- the ssuE gene encoding NADPH-dependent FMN reductase, with the protein MKAVIINGGNSMTSRLTGIENEIKANLQAVGIAFNVIQVHQLPADDLITANYASDEIINHLSLVSEAEIIFVLTPIYKGSYSGILKTFLDLLPQKGLQNKIVIPVAIGGSIAHLLALEYSLKPVLSILGATTISSPIYIVDKQVQKLANGQFSLDVEAKDRIKSVWEAIYGSK; encoded by the coding sequence ATGAAAGCAGTTATCATAAATGGTGGCAACAGTATGACATCTAGGCTGACAGGGATTGAAAATGAGATAAAAGCCAATTTACAGGCAGTCGGGATTGCGTTTAACGTCATTCAAGTGCATCAATTACCAGCAGATGATTTAATCACCGCAAACTATGCAAGTGACGAAATCATCAACCATCTATCATTAGTTAGTGAGGCAGAAATAATCTTTGTTTTAACGCCGATTTATAAAGGCTCGTACTCAGGTATTTTAAAAACATTTTTAGATTTACTACCACAAAAAGGTCTTCAAAATAAAATAGTGATCCCAGTGGCAATTGGAGGCTCAATTGCCCATTTACTTGCGCTGGAATATTCATTAAAACCTGTCCTATCGATTTTAGGGGCAACAACCATTTCAAGTCCAATATATATTGTCGATAAGCAAGTCCAAAAATTAGCCAATGGTCAGTTTTCGCTTGATGTGGAAGCGAAAGATCGGATTAAATCAGTATGGGAAGCTATTTATGGCAGCAAATAG
- a CDS encoding LLM class flavin-dependent oxidoreductase: MKKKQKKLGVFLMGTGHHIASWRHHEVPSDASENIEFFKRIAKKAEAGKLDMLFLSDGLSFHDLSHPAELVRFEPLTLLGALTTVTDNIGLVATASTTYNEPFHLARKFSSLDHLSGGRAAWNIVTSYYESEASNFNKDKHLDHSLRYDRADEFVEVVKGLWDSWDEDALMRNKETGEYFTKGKLHTLNHRGKYYAVRGPLNSSRPPQGYPVLVQAGSSEAGTNLAAKTADVIFSAQSTLEDAQAFYKKLKAKAVAYGRSAADIKIMPGVSVYVAETEKAAREKNEGLQQLITPEIGLDFLADYLAFDLSSYDLDGPLPKNIPPTNGNRSRQQLIIELAERESLTIRELYMRIAGSRGHRIIFGSPSQIADQLQEWIDREAADGFNLMPPYFPDSFTDFIDLVIPELQRRKIFRTEYESRTLRGNLGLKPVVSRYQKDNQFV; this comes from the coding sequence ATGAAGAAAAAACAAAAGAAGCTCGGCGTATTTTTAATGGGAACAGGCCATCATATTGCCTCTTGGCGTCATCATGAAGTCCCAAGTGATGCGAGTGAGAATATTGAATTTTTCAAAAGAATTGCCAAAAAAGCGGAAGCGGGTAAACTCGATATGCTGTTTTTAAGTGATGGATTATCATTCCATGATTTATCACATCCAGCCGAGCTTGTGCGTTTTGAACCATTAACTTTACTCGGTGCTCTTACAACAGTAACTGACAATATTGGCCTAGTAGCAACCGCTTCAACAACGTATAATGAACCCTTTCATCTCGCACGAAAATTTTCGTCGTTAGACCATTTAAGCGGTGGGCGTGCAGCATGGAATATCGTTACATCGTACTACGAATCAGAAGCAAGTAATTTCAATAAAGATAAGCATTTAGACCACTCGCTGCGTTATGATCGCGCAGATGAATTCGTTGAGGTTGTAAAAGGGTTATGGGATAGCTGGGATGAAGATGCTCTCATGCGTAACAAGGAAACAGGTGAATATTTTACAAAGGGCAAGCTTCATACATTAAATCATCGAGGAAAGTATTATGCTGTACGCGGACCTTTAAACTCATCTCGTCCACCTCAAGGATATCCCGTATTAGTTCAAGCAGGTTCTTCTGAAGCCGGAACAAACTTAGCAGCCAAAACAGCAGACGTTATTTTTTCAGCGCAGTCTACATTAGAGGACGCTCAAGCGTTTTATAAAAAGTTAAAGGCTAAGGCGGTTGCATATGGAAGAAGCGCAGCTGATATAAAAATTATGCCCGGTGTATCTGTATATGTAGCAGAAACGGAAAAAGCAGCACGCGAAAAAAATGAGGGACTTCAACAGCTTATTACACCTGAAATCGGGTTAGATTTTTTAGCAGATTATTTAGCTTTTGATTTATCAAGCTATGATTTAGACGGACCGCTGCCAAAAAATATCCCGCCAACAAATGGCAATCGCAGTCGTCAACAGTTGATAATTGAGCTTGCTGAGCGCGAAAGCTTAACAATTCGTGAACTTTACATGCGCATTGCTGGATCTCGCGGTCATCGAATTATTTTTGGTTCCCCATCACAAATTGCCGATCAGCTTCAAGAATGGATTGACCGTGAGGCAGCAGATGGCTTTAATTTAATGCCTCCATATTTTCCTGACAGCTTTACAGATTTTATCGATTTAGTCATTCCAGAGCTACAAAGGAGAAAGATATTCCGAACAGAATATGAAAGTAGGACGTTGCGGGGAAATTTAGGGTTAAAGCCAGTTGTATCACGTTATCAAAAAGATAATCAATTTGTATAA
- a CDS encoding LLM class flavin-dependent oxidoreductase, which translates to MIEFITMAPTSGDSEYVGGPSKDKKIGGWTGTGTDVVRQPSIEYIKEIAAAAENGGFSTLLLPIGGNCIDSLVAASYLIAHTKHLKLLFAVRPGSIAPTQLAKQFASLDYWSGGRVFINIVTGGSPVELASDGDFLSHTDRYKRTREYIEILKRLFAGETFDYNGEFFKLKDASLPRVPKEVPPIYFGGSSPIAKEVATDLADTYMLWGETLENTEEEINTVKKLVKQKGRDLSYSVSFQVVVADTEKEAWEQADRLISKVDPNVLAEKHKSTLTSGAVGVNRLHKLMIQSKENNFVIGPNIWAGLTQVLSGNSIALVGTPDQIAERIVEFVDLGFDKVLLRGFPHLEVIQDVGRKIIPRVHSILEARTVGVK; encoded by the coding sequence ATGATCGAGTTTATTACGATGGCGCCTACTTCTGGCGATAGCGAATACGTCGGTGGACCGTCAAAAGATAAAAAGATTGGAGGCTGGACTGGTACCGGTACAGATGTAGTCCGTCAACCGTCTATTGAGTATATAAAAGAAATTGCAGCAGCAGCAGAGAATGGAGGTTTTTCAACGCTTCTCCTCCCCATTGGAGGTAATTGCATCGATTCATTAGTTGCAGCATCGTATTTAATTGCACATACAAAACACCTTAAGCTTTTATTTGCAGTCCGTCCTGGATCTATCGCTCCGACTCAACTCGCAAAGCAATTTGCTTCACTTGATTATTGGTCAGGCGGTCGCGTGTTTATCAATATTGTGACAGGGGGATCACCTGTTGAGCTTGCTAGTGATGGGGACTTTTTATCACATACAGACCGCTACAAACGAACTCGTGAATATATTGAGATTTTAAAGCGTTTATTTGCTGGAGAGACATTCGATTATAATGGTGAGTTTTTCAAATTAAAGGATGCGTCATTGCCGCGTGTGCCAAAAGAAGTTCCCCCAATTTACTTTGGCGGTTCTTCCCCAATTGCAAAAGAAGTTGCGACTGATTTAGCGGATACTTACATGCTTTGGGGAGAAACACTTGAAAATACGGAAGAAGAAATAAACACCGTGAAGAAACTAGTGAAACAAAAAGGCCGCGATTTGTCATATAGCGTTTCCTTTCAAGTTGTCGTTGCAGATACAGAGAAGGAAGCTTGGGAACAGGCAGATAGGTTGATTAGCAAGGTAGATCCCAACGTGTTAGCAGAAAAACATAAAAGCACGCTAACAAGCGGAGCTGTTGGCGTGAATCGCCTGCACAAATTAATGATTCAATCAAAAGAAAATAATTTTGTGATTGGTCCAAATATTTGGGCGGGCTTAACGCAAGTTTTATCAGGCAATTCGATTGCACTTGTTGGTACGCCAGACCAAATTGCAGAGCGAATTGTAGAGTTTGTAGATCTAGGTTTTGATAAAGTATTGCTTCGTGGTTTCCCGCATTTAGAGGTTATACAAGACGTGGGCAGAAAAATCATTCCACGTGTTCACTCCATTTTAGAAGCAAGGACGGTGGGGGTGAAATGA
- a CDS encoding chemotaxis protein CheY — MTIAVVLNEQNMMTPIVEGTILRIVNEDDFSYEDFSNPALSLEKGRRGATLRFAIEKNATIFFAPPETFCELSYKKALEEEFAFYEMETGQSYATFENLLRKGQIQVSKQLRAVNVVPSAPVKK, encoded by the coding sequence ATGACAATTGCAGTCGTATTAAATGAGCAAAATATGATGACGCCAATTGTAGAAGGCACAATATTACGCATTGTGAACGAGGATGACTTTTCGTATGAAGATTTTAGTAATCCGGCACTTAGTCTGGAAAAAGGGCGACGAGGTGCAACATTACGTTTTGCAATTGAAAAAAATGCAACTATTTTTTTTGCGCCACCTGAAACGTTTTGTGAGCTTTCTTATAAAAAGGCATTAGAAGAGGAGTTCGCTTTTTACGAAATGGAGACAGGGCAATCATATGCAACATTTGAGAACCTTTTAAGGAAAGGTCAAATTCAAGTATCAAAGCAACTGCGAGCAGTTAATGTAGTACCTAGTGCACCTGTGAAAAAATAA
- a CDS encoding O-acetylhomoserine aminocarboxypropyltransferase/cysteine synthase family protein, which produces METKFKQETIALHGGQKVDPVTRSRAVPLYQTTSYVFENTEHAASLFKMQGDGYIYSRNANPTNTVLEERLARLEGGVGAFAVSSGQAAILITVLTLAQAGEEIVATNALYGGTYTLFAKTLPRFGVTVRFVDGKNFAEVEAAMNEKTRAVFTETIGNPSLEIADIEHLSEIAHHHKIPLIVDNTFATPFLSKPIEYGADIIVHSITKFIGGHGTSIGGAIIDSGKFAWSNEKFPTFVEPNEVICNRSFVEVACEKAFITKARFELGHDFGVTLSPFNAWLFIQGLESLSVRIHKHVSNAEQVAEYLARHELVEWINYPTLPEDKQNDSAKKYLPKGAGSIFSFGIKGGLESAKTFINSVQLLSHVANVGDSKTLVIHPASTSHSRLTPEQRISSGVTPELIRLSIGLEDVEDIISDIDQALKKADQSSKIANSKLIYC; this is translated from the coding sequence ATGGAAACGAAGTTTAAGCAAGAAACAATTGCATTACATGGTGGACAAAAAGTCGATCCGGTAACACGTTCAAGAGCAGTACCACTGTACCAAACGACATCATATGTCTTTGAAAATACCGAACATGCTGCAAGTTTATTTAAAATGCAAGGCGATGGCTATATCTATTCACGTAATGCAAATCCGACTAATACTGTTCTTGAGGAGCGTTTAGCCAGACTTGAAGGTGGAGTTGGAGCTTTTGCCGTCTCATCTGGGCAAGCAGCCATTTTAATTACTGTATTAACATTGGCACAAGCTGGTGAAGAAATTGTAGCAACAAACGCATTGTACGGCGGCACATATACGTTGTTTGCAAAAACATTGCCACGCTTTGGTGTCACTGTACGCTTTGTCGATGGTAAAAATTTTGCAGAAGTCGAAGCAGCAATGAATGAAAAAACGCGTGCTGTTTTTACAGAAACGATTGGGAATCCAAGCTTGGAAATTGCTGATATTGAACACTTAAGTGAAATTGCCCATCATCATAAAATACCACTGATCGTTGACAATACGTTTGCAACGCCATTTTTATCAAAACCGATTGAATATGGAGCAGATATTATCGTCCATTCCATCACGAAGTTTATAGGTGGTCACGGGACATCAATAGGCGGAGCTATTATTGATAGTGGGAAATTTGCATGGTCAAATGAAAAGTTTCCGACGTTTGTTGAACCGAATGAAGTAATTTGTAATCGTTCATTCGTTGAGGTGGCATGTGAAAAGGCATTTATCACGAAGGCGCGCTTTGAGCTTGGGCATGATTTTGGAGTTACACTATCACCATTTAATGCATGGTTATTTATTCAAGGTCTTGAGTCATTGTCGGTTCGTATTCATAAACATGTTTCCAATGCCGAGCAAGTAGCGGAATATTTAGCACGACATGAACTTGTTGAGTGGATAAATTATCCGACACTGCCCGAAGATAAACAAAATGATTCAGCAAAAAAGTATTTGCCTAAAGGTGCGGGTTCTATATTTAGCTTTGGTATTAAAGGTGGTCTTGAATCGGCAAAAACATTTATCAATTCTGTACAGCTTCTATCCCATGTAGCAAATGTCGGTGACTCAAAAACACTCGTTATCCACCCAGCTAGTACATCTCATTCTCGTCTCACACCTGAACAACGAATAAGCAGTGGAGTGACACCAGAATTAATTCGCTTATCGATTGGTCTTGAAGATGTTGAAGATATCATTTCAGATATTGATCAGGCATTGAAAAAGGCTGATCAATCAAGCAAAATAGCAAATAGCAAATTAATATACTGTTAA
- a CDS encoding ABC transporter permease, giving the protein MRTFLKQYSITIFIGIAIIVAWALFTKYASWVNPVIFPDPLTVTESFKNKLGELVLGLVSSMALLLPAFFCALLIGVAMGMFFGLNNHFRQIFMPYFHALSPIPPTLFIPYAIALMPTFQSASTLLIFIGAFWPIFLGTIHGVLLIEQHYLDNAKTLRLKGGDFLFKVVLPASSPYILNGTSTALGMSFLILTIAEMFGASLGMGYFIQYYSDFSQYHYVLAGIIFKSIIIVSIMIGFEKLKKRLLFWTNLKTESN; this is encoded by the coding sequence ATGCGCACATTTTTAAAGCAATACAGTATAACCATTTTTATCGGTATAGCGATCATTGTGGCATGGGCTTTATTTACGAAATATGCGAGTTGGGTTAATCCTGTTATTTTTCCCGATCCGCTGACCGTCACAGAATCTTTTAAGAATAAATTAGGTGAGCTCGTTCTCGGACTTGTGAGTTCAATGGCATTGTTATTACCGGCATTTTTCTGTGCTTTATTGATCGGTGTGGCAATGGGAATGTTTTTCGGATTAAATAATCATTTTCGTCAAATATTCATGCCCTATTTCCACGCGCTCAGTCCGATTCCACCGACGCTTTTTATCCCGTATGCAATTGCGTTAATGCCGACGTTTCAATCAGCATCGACGTTGTTAATTTTTATTGGCGCATTTTGGCCGATCTTTTTAGGGACAATTCATGGCGTTTTATTAATTGAGCAGCACTATTTAGATAATGCGAAGACGCTTCGATTAAAAGGTGGAGATTTTTTATTTAAAGTTGTCCTGCCGGCAAGCTCACCGTACATTTTAAATGGAACTAGCACTGCACTTGGGATGTCTTTTTTAATATTAACGATTGCTGAAATGTTTGGAGCTTCTTTAGGTATGGGCTATTTTATCCAGTATTACAGTGATTTTTCGCAATATCATTACGTCCTGGCTGGCATTATTTTTAAAAGTATCATTATCGTGTCCATTATGATTGGATTTGAAAAATTGAAAAAGCGTCTACTATTTTGGACGAACTTAAAGACGGAATCAAATTAA